The Dreissena polymorpha isolate Duluth1 chromosome 9, UMN_Dpol_1.0, whole genome shotgun sequence genome contains the following window.
TGAAACTCACGAACGCTCAAACTACGCGATATTAACCGATTCTCTCAGCGCCTTACAAGCACTATATGCAGGATCATCGAAAACGCGTCCCGACCTAATATGTGCATTGTGCAACATTAAAGGGAATCACaaaactagcaaacaacaatatcactctccaattcgtatggatcccgagtcacgtaggcattccgggtaacgaacacgctgaccaacttgccagaataggttCCCATGAAGGTCTACTCTCTGATTTAAAGCCTAGCGCGCGAACTAATTGCAATCATTAACAAAAAAGCGTATAATGAACAGGATCACAAATGGTCAATGTACTGCGCCAGTCATAATTTACCGCTATTTACCAACCCTAGCCATAAGATTAACATCTATAGTCCCATTAAAAGGGAGGACAGGGCTTACTCGCGCATGCGCCTAAGGGTGACTAGATTGCACGGCGACTATTACAAAACTGTCCTCTGTCCCCAGTGCAACattcataacacgtttgaacatcttttcttcatatgccctaaacacgctgaacagagactagaactaagtgcaggggtaatagcggcCTACAAAAACACACTTATTATTAATCGCGACTCACTGTTGATGCCTCCAAGCGGAATCGCTCCTGTTGTGCGactgcacgtgtttaaatttttgcgcgacacgggctacttagataaaatataatattccgttggactataagcggtagatagaaataacaacacatatcgTCAGTTATACAttgcttcatttattcaaattaataatagcaatcttatatactaatgacgggcgggcctcggacgatggtcacttcggtgtgcaccatatggtcacttcggtgtgcaccatatggccactcgtctgggcccggcacgaactgaacctaaccatattatcccggccctataggaaaattaaaatcaataaataaataaataaataaaaactaataagtgcgcacgtgggcaaatttacccacagtgcaacccctataggtgtaaatattgttgtaagtAAATGTGATTAGTAAACATTGTTTCcccatatgtacaagacttaaacatgaGCGTGTCGGCTGGGCTAGAGGGCGCGCCTGGAGAGATATCTCTcgtccgtgcactctggctccgttgacatgacatacccaacatgacaaaaataaaaataaatatgagaattgtgacggtatttgttgttgttgtttcccctactgttacgtttgacgttgaattgtaacctttgtattgctaacctgcacgtattacccttgtcactatgagggTCAGATTgaattagagggatggtcagcattaacatcccagatctattccctcctgaCCAAAATGCACTAAAacatataattaccatctgtgtaACCATTAGCAATATGaacaggaagaagaacgtgcgcactctctctctctctctctctctctctctctctagagagaagcgagagagagagagagagagagagagagagagagagagagagagagagagagagagagagagagagagagagagagagagagagagagagagagagagagagggagagagagagagcgagaggagagcgagagagagagagagagagagagagagagagagagagagagagagagagagagagagggggagagagagagagagagagagagagagagagagagagagaggagagagaggagagcgagagagaagagagagagcgagagagagagagagagagagagagatctcgcgagagagagagagctcgAGATCTctcgatctctctctctctctctctctctctctctctctctctctctctctctctctctctctctctctctctctctctcaaaaacaaacCAAAATAAAGGCGCATGAAAATTGTCTCCCGaagaaagaaagtgtagaaccagaaATTGTCCTCCCTGTACCCCCAACAACCAGTCATCTCGGTTtaaccacacaaacgcagccccttttctTCTATATTAAACTAAATTACCTTTCAAAACTAgtctgacccttgcaacaccattaaaacacctgacaatatccaatagcacaacagagagagcccatgtgaatttacaccaagacacagggcagTAGAGTAATATttgtactaatctatgtttatgtactaactagtcctccgcgagggacgttaaacgggggtgcagtgtatcggtgctgtacaccgggcacttaaaagaaccaggggcgcctctggaatcggggcggcttctgtatcccgctcgaacccccactaacacctcttggggcggagagcacaaaaaccacaaacaaactataaggaataaacattaatgccaataaggataatgctaaTCTAGATATAATaagaatactgcaaaaaccatttcgataaaaggcaaaccactacataatccattaaaaaaaagcagcatctagtcacattaaggtctcattggccatagtgctctgatgtataatatgacctaattttctcccctgaagggtcacaggggcaggtcgatacatctgtagtcgcgaagacgctggacgacctgtaaataaatctcaaacacACACACAGGAGAAGTTAGTTTGCATGGAAATTAAATCTTTATTGCTACTTTAAACAGGAATACTTaaacaattattgcatataaaaattatatttacttgAAGTTTGATACTTTATGACTTAGACAGTacacacaaaacaaaatattataaagcatttaatttttCTTAgattaattgacatgacgccttatcaatgatcgctccgcccacttaatcacgtggcttagcggttatcaaacctagacaagctaacaccaaaacgGCTtttttgcctatagactgcatatagatttacgcgatattcctgacgatttttatggactttgttAACACcctttacacttgtaaagggatTGATATCATTAAgctattctgcaaatgcaaacaatatacgattatagagaacatcagctatttataacttGTAAATCGGTatattaaacacgctctcaaacgcttgcgcgttTACCGAAATCGAATCCGTTATTACGTGTCATGGTGGTATTAGCAAtgaattaacacttcaccggtattaacccatgttatttacaaaaatattgccGACACATTTCCCCCtccccgtgtatttgacacgaaatagcgctccATTCCTGgtaattcggtgaagttttacgcgcttttcGACGCCGAGTACTtgtgggacatttatcaatcactttaattgaaaacgcaaaacaacacaataagtttggtcattgtctgatataaattagtgTTGTGCGAAGGGAAATTCGGTCATGCTAATTAATAaagctaccaatatcagacgctcgcgcaggttcCGACTTCCaccaagttaccgcatttattggttaacttatatcagtaataaataactcttttacaatagcatttatcgatacgtttttataaaaatagtaacaaagtagttttcacttgtttttgacacacacaaaactcgatttttaacggggatttagTTAAGTTACACAAgctgggtaccaaaattctctattattttacatgcacatgtgacataattcatacttaaaaatgctaagttattgcttttattacatttcaagttttttttaaattaattaatgtctTATCAGGGGGATCTCgttaattcttgaagcttccactcgctcttgtgaagaccgcatttccgcgttggaaacgGTATAAATTTTACTAATCtatctggataccaaatgtcagattTGCATAAACCCTATTttcaccgtttttgccatatttcatttccttttttaaCCGAACAAATTAAACGAAACTCGTTttaaaaatgagaactaggcattcgagctccaaGTGttgattaaaagcgtttattggtgacaccacatgtctgcacatgtgtagataccgttaataagacaATATATCAtgtgtcaccttcaaataacatgtatgatgacaATTAAGtccattactatcagagtaataaaacacagcatgaataaggcttcatgctgggttttatttctcgtaaagtaatgcagatgaataTTGCTGCTATTAATCACCTAGTAACTctaaaaactattaaaaacatgaactattatgtgatgatcagatcgataacataaaccaTTTAAATTTGCTAGTAtattcgataaaaagatattgcaATTGTCTTttacagtgttgacgttcagttgttcgtggggacgaccgcatgcatttatcaatcacttacgattctcaagatctcttttcggctttggaaacgatataaattcaatgtcaccaacaagtctttcaggatatcgattgtacaagttacataatccccattgacaccgttaaaCCATTTTTGTCTACGTTTTAAAAGAGGAAATCAAAAGAAACTCGTTACAATAAAAGTTAACCTAGAGATAGCTTGTCTCGCGCGCccgatttatcgatcgctgattggtagatcaattcttagataaggatttgattgacagttggcgtcatgtcaattgtgtCTCTTAAAGTATCAATTATAACTTATATTTTGACGTTGACTTAAAGAAATTAAggttaattgaaattatttttttaataattgaattaaacaattttcattcAGATTGCATAGATATTAAAAGCAGAATAGAAATTAATAACAGTTTAATCAGTATTTTAATGTTAGTAAATAGTACTTAATTAGCAACATTTGTAATAAGACTTTATGTATTACATGATAGTTGTTAAATACTTGTAGTTGTATACGGTCAAGTTCGCATATCTGAACTTTTGCATTTGAAATTGTTTtctcaattaaatttaatttattcatttaatttagTAACTCTTTGATTGATAATTTCAAATTGGTATAGTTGATATCAATTAATTTGAATGCAgtgccatttattttgaaaagttgtttaatttgaacaatttagTAGCAATTTATACCTTTGGTTAActtttttgtgtgtatttatttctacatttacaTACATTGTAGTAGATATTTTTTAACTTCAGCAGGCATAAAGGTTAAACTAAGTGAACTTAgtgcattatttaagtgaacttagtgcattatttaagtgaacttagtgcATTGTTTTAGTGAACTTAGTGCATTAGTTAAGTGGAACATAGTGCATTATTTAAGTGAAACTTATTACATTATTTCATTGAACTTAGTGCATTAGTTTAGTGAAACATAGTGCATTAGTGAAAtgaaatttaatgcaatatttaaatcaaacttaGTGCATTAGTTCAGGGAAACTCAGTGTAGTATTTAAGTGAACTTAAGTGCATTAATTGAATAAATCTCTTTGCATATCCCGAGTACATTGTGTGCATTGAAATAAATGATGAAATGGTAATGAGATTTTTCTGATTTGAAGATTAAGCAATATTTTTCGGTTTCGTCActttaacaaaaacacatttaatgtaATATCCGAAAATTATCATTAGTATGGAATGCTCACGATATCAGTCAAGGCCATAATTCCGATTCTTCTCCGCCCAAACCCGAGGTCGAGCACATGGACATGATCTTATCTCATGTGTCCATGCATAATACAAGGCGCACATACATAATCTGACCACCTCATTTCTATGCGCAGCAGGAGCTCAAGCGCACTTGCATaacatgtgtcttgttctgtgaaaattggacaaaatgcatgtgcgttaagtgtcgtcccaaatcagggacgacactttccgcttgtatgacaatttcgtttaaatgaacagtcttcttagcaaaaatccagtttaagtggaaagtgtcgtccctgattagcctgtgtggactgcacagactaatctgggatgacactttacgcacatgcattatggccagttttctcagaacgtgactcacaTAATCTCCTCTTTCTTTATAAATTGCGACCTCAATCCCACGCATACGTTATTACCCCCTTTTTCTCATAATAACATTTGGAAAAATACACGTATACCATCTTGCATCCTCTTTCTTTGCATAGCATGAGCTCTTGCGCACGTGCATACTCTAACCCactctttaacccatttatgcctagcgtcttgaaacaAAGCCTTGgcgaacagcgtagacccaaataaGAAGCcacacgcggcgtctcatcagggtctgcgctgtttgcgtaaaggaatttctgtaagaaatattccaaatatagaaataaatatactagatatccctaattttggaaattaattgatccaatttacaaggatgggagagtccaataggcataaatgggttaactgcaGAACAAGAGGTCATGCGCATCCTCGTGATCTTACCTCCTCCATTTCTGTAGCACAGGTAAGGGAACCGCCAAACGTTCGACAGGTCCACTGCGTAGCCGATCACTGCCAACAGGAAGTCCGCTTTGTGGCCCCAATCCTCGTGGGGCGGGTGGGGCTCGGAGCAAATGCTCTCCGCGTCCCTCGGAGCCTCTTCGTCCGGTTTATCAGAATTTTCTTTATCGTCTGGCCtgtcgtcatcgtttttattgctTATCAGGGAATGTTTGTCGTCTTCGTCACCACTTTTGTCTTTTTGGAGGTTATCGTACGGCGGGGGCAAGTCGCAATTATCACATAGTGTAATAATGTCACCATTTGAGTATTCCTTTGGTAAAACCATTTCCAAGCATCTGATTGGTCGATCACCGTTTGTGCCCTGGTCCCCCATCGGCTGGAGCTCAAGTTCGTTTAAAGTTTCCGACATGCCCTTATCGTTGCCGTCTGGCGCGCCAGGTTCgtttttctgaaatacaaagcaACATCAGACGCCTTTCATACATACATTTCAAGTTAGCATTTTATGGTAAGCTACGTTTATAATGTATCACGACTATATTGATCTTATTAGGAAAATTGTCAACACCTTTCGAAACGAGAGTTTTATCCCCGAAAAAGAAACCCGTTGTTCTAAGATATTATTGATGTTTCAAAAACTTCTaacttttgttttactttatatatgtTATGCGCATtcttataatcattataatttttGAACCGTAAATCCTTTAAGCATTTGAATGATTTCTGTCGTATTAttcaacgtttatttaaaaagttatatcCCACTATTTGATTGGTATCTCAATGTGAAAAAAATGAACACAGTAAGTAAAATAAAACGAACGAATTGTAAACAAGGTTCTTTAAATCGTGACGGCAAGACGAGCACTAGTCCAATCAACTATAATCTGAGCTCTCTCGAAACTTACGTCTAGCAGTTATGGTGTTATAAAACGACAACCTGGAAGGGACATGAACAGCCATTGACATGGCTTTTGTTGCTTAACCAACAAGGTAATTCAGGCGAACGGACTATTTCGTGCCGTTCGACTGGTGTTGCCGAGGATCCGTTAATGGCATAATTCGCTGAGCGACATACTTCACAGAGAGTGGAATCAGGCGAATTCACGCTCTGACAGTTGTCCAAGTATTAGATGCGCGAACAGTGAAGCCGATTTTCGAAGCCGCTGCACACGTCAAAATAAGCGATATTAATTGCAGAGGGTCTGTGTACGACGTTCGCGTAAGACGTTACATGAATTGGCCTCATTTTGCGTTAATATTTAAGTACGTTTAATGTAATCTGTATGTACCTTACATAAGTTAATCATTAATTATATaatcatttaactatttattatttattcgttttataatttattaaaagttACATAAGTCTCTATAAGTAAtcgagatatttatctttaaAAGTAAAGCGTTTCAGTTGCAATCTTCAACGTCATGACGTTGTCATAAACTATGACGTTGTTACCTTGGAAAGATATTGGCGTCAATTACAAAAGGCAGTGATAAACGCGAACGCGTATTTTTGTAATAAACGGAAAgatcatttcttaaataaaacgaaaacacATGAATGTATTAAATGCACCCAGACGGCGATAACGTCGCGTATGGCATTTTAAAAATGTCTGTGCCTTACGCGGAACGTTTGGATTTCTGGCGTATGGTTGAGCAACGCTATCAAGATAGAAAACGCCGATGGCTGGAAGCGAACGCCCGCCTTGTGGCCTCGCGACTCGCCGCCATACGGGCGCGCAAAGAAATGAATAAGGCAAGACGGGAGATGGGCAGTCCGGAAGCGGATGAAACGGACCCTATAAGCACCTTGGCCGCTCATGGCGCCTCTCCCTCAAGCCTCAGTGTAGGGGCCGAACCGACGCTCGTCTCGCCCTGCGAGGAATTTTCAGACGTTGACTCGGACATATTTGCAGACCCAGATTCCAGATATTACAGGTTGCTAAAGTATTCACAGCATTTTCACATTACTCATTAATACCATACCGGTATATTTAATGATAACGTTTATGAACAACAACCGATCTTTTATTTCT
Protein-coding sequences here:
- the LOC127844100 gene encoding uncharacterized protein LOC127844100; this encodes MHPDGDNVAYGILKMSVPYAERLDFWRMVEQRYQDRKRRWLEANARLVASRLAAIRARKEMNKARREMGSPEADETDPISTLAAHGASPSSLSVGAEPTLVSPCEEFSDVDSDIFADPDSRYYSSLDLAAWQRMRQDLVTIHRKDENPMEQLRAVRKRKWILVYCIVFTLVAIGLFVIIQLFQPYSIEPLTQPLTQSLTQPVTQPVTQPLESLVRSPPPCSHCDSGSILDEIIEMVIPGPNMDDQL